The Clarias gariepinus isolate MV-2021 ecotype Netherlands chromosome 24, CGAR_prim_01v2, whole genome shotgun sequence region CGTCTGTCTCCACTCTGCAGCTTGCAGGTGACCACAGGGAAAGGCTGGCCGCTTGTATAGAGACCCGTGGCTCTCCCACACACGGTCTTGATCAGGTTCGAACTGGCCTTTATGAAGGTGTTCACTTTTTTGCAGTTGTTGGTGTTGCCATCAGTGATTCTCCTTTTGTCGATCTCACTGTTACACTTCTTCTCAGACATGTCACTGTAAACATGCTGATTCAGGAAGTTTCTGTAGCGATGAATCACGTTAGGTGGCTGGGCTTCAGCGGGCAGTGCAACCCACAGCACGAACACCAAGACCAGGCCAAACCGACACATCTCCATGATGAAAACTCTGGAGAAAGACAAAGTCAAAACTGAACAAAGACTATTTTAGAACACTTTTAAATTCTTGAGTTTCTTTGTGGATTTGCTTTTTGCGCATATTTTACATGTAATCCAAAGATGTTAATAAGAGTATAAAAACTCAagcagaaagagacagagtaaaaaaaatagaacttaaACACAAAACTTCATGTGAGTGATagcaacaggaagaaaacaacAGGGCAGATATTCTGGAGTAAGTAGCCATGGATTATACAGCACCATCATCAAGTAGCATACtcctgtaaatgttaaaaactaatactgtatatatactgtgtatatatatatatatatatatatagtgcatccagaaagtattcacagcgcttctttttgaacattttgtttcaaaattgattaaattcattattttc contains the following coding sequences:
- the LOC128512098 gene encoding ribonuclease-like 3, producing the protein MEMCRFGLVLVFVLWVALPAEAQPPNVIHRYRNFLNQHVYSDMSEKKCNSEIDKRRITDGNTNNCKKVNTFIKASSNLIKTVCGRATGLYTSGQPFPVVTCKLQSGDRRPHCDYGRKGYESTRYIKIACDQGWPVHYQEDEVVVG